The genomic stretch AATCATTACTGTCGCAATTCCGTCACCATGTGTGGTTGCGGCAGCCCGAGAACGGCAAGAAGGAGCTTTGATGCGAGGCCAATCAAAGACCGAATGGTGGCGATCCGCCTTACCGACAGTGTCCTGGACACTCGTCTGTCTGGTGGCCATGTCACTGGTGTTCACTATCGTTGCCGGCGCTTAGGACGGAGCGCAACTGGACCTGAAGGTCCTTCGATAGTACAGAATTTTGGAAGGGCGCCGGGCCATTCGGCGCCCTTCCGCTTTTGAGGCTCGCATGAAGCTCATCTTTGCCAACCGCAACTACTCGAGCTGGTCGCTTCGCGCCTGGCTGGTGCTGCGCCATTTCAACATTCCGTTCGACGAAGAGCTGGTGTTGCTCAACGGCGAAGGCTGGCAGCAGAACCTGCGCAAGAAATCGCCGAGCGGCAAAGTGCCGGTGCTGGTCGACGGTGACGTGGTGTTGCCCGAAACCACAGCGATCATCGAATATCTGCACGACAAATACCCCGCCAAGGGCATCTGGCCATCCAATCGGGTCGAACGGGCTTATGCCCGGTCGGCGGCCGCCGAGATGCATGGCGGCTTCCTGGCCCTGCGCGACGCCGCGCCGATGAACCTGCGCGCTTCGCATCCCGGCAAGGTCGACATCGATATGGTGGCCGACGACCTGAAGCGCATCGAGCGCATCTGGGGCGACCTGCTGTCGAAGTCCGGCGGGCCCTATCTGTTCGGTTCGTTCAACGCAGCCGACGCGATGTACGCGCCGGTGGCGACCCGTATCCGTACTTATGAGCT from Devosia sp. A16 encodes the following:
- a CDS encoding glutathione S-transferase family protein — encoded protein: MKLIFANRNYSSWSLRAWLVLRHFNIPFDEELVLLNGEGWQQNLRKKSPSGKVPVLVDGDVVLPETTAIIEYLHDKYPAKGIWPSNRVERAYARSAAAEMHGGFLALRDAAPMNLRASHPGKVDIDMVADDLKRIERIWGDLLSKSGGPYLFGSFNAADAMYAPVATRIRTYELPVSDLAQEYVEAIYALPTFQEWLAEALKEPWVVDQDEIDIINAKRDAAGNA